Proteins co-encoded in one Neodiprion lecontei isolate iyNeoLeco1 chromosome 3, iyNeoLeco1.1, whole genome shotgun sequence genomic window:
- the LOC107223185 gene encoding lymphoid-specific helicase, translated as MSAKLHSTKLQDIAENLEYVGAADDSGFASISGSVASAEATSVTKDETLAISKIADDVKINNGPFKIDYKGSTKGKRKRTLEIETENKRLAAEQYEKEVVEFRYKRLMHLLDRSQFYSKYLVQKIDQSLKQESKKPGNKRKPKVSDENSPPKKITKKAQKLNQDYDIREYVTAKDVKNKEEERQKMNLSQKEIANELMMETDGNIAKTDYPDKDQHVESVQLKYFVGTLRDYQIEGLKWLCVLYENGVNGILADEMGLGKTIQVIALICHLIEKKIPGPYLIIAPLSTIPNWLMEFENFAPKIPVVLLHGPPEERTKHYRSIQQKNFDIDGYKTQPVVLTTFEVPMQEENLLKRQQWRYIIIDEGHRVKNYKCQLLQVLKKCKSMNRLLLTGTPLQNNLSELWSLLNFLLPEIFNDLAVFESWFDAKELQDAEGTKRILQQEADKQVLMSLREILKPFMLRRVKSDVCLDIPLKKEVIVYAPLTELQHSLYKAVLSRDIQTMAKLEPENLIIPDLNGKRQQRRCRLKSGTSDYKDDSMSDLSSSRASTPSSDGGDDGWKKDVEIQSNALSMWKKYADVNERNQEFLIRIQWQNRAVVYKKIVNHPYLVHCPLNSVGLPRIDDEIIKNSGKLLVLDAMLAKLKSQGHKVLLFSTMTMILDMLEDYLELRDYRYVRLDGSFKIEDRKENIKLFNSDPDVFLFLISTRAGGVGLNLAAADTVIMYDSDWNPQADIQAMARCHRIGQTRPVVVYKLCTKGTIDETIINRGEAKRKLEKMVISKAGLSLSLNNRDTLVQLKKLLESNENQIVHAENDVYTHKELDDLLDRSDLMPKKNITDKKKRNG; from the exons ATGAGTGCCAAGTTACATAGTACAAAGCTGCAAGACATTGctgaaaatcttgaatatgTCGGAGCTGCTGACGATTCTGGATTTGCTAGCATTTCAGGATCCGTAGCTTCCGCAG AAGCCACAAGTGTTACAAAGGACGAAACATTGGCAATAAGCAAAATTGCTGATGATGTCAAAATTAATAATGGACCATTTAAGATTGACTATAAAGGATCTACGAAGGGAAAGCGTAAAAGAACCCTAGAGATTGAGACAGAAAATAAACGCTTAGCTGCCGAGCAGTATGAAAAAGAAGTTGTGGAATTTCGCTACAAACGTTTGATGCATTTGCTCGATCGTAGCCAGTTTTATTCGAAGTATCTGGTTCAAAAGATTGATCAGTCTTTAAAACAGGAATCAAAGAAACCAGGAAATAAACGTAAGCCCAAAGTAAGCGATGAGAACTCACcaccaaaaaaaattactaagaAGGCTCAGAAACTAAATCAAGATTATGACATAAGGGAATATGTGACTGCGAAAGAT GTCAagaataaagaagaagaaagacaaaaaatgAATCTCAGTCAAAAAGAAATAGCAAATGAACTAATGATGGAAACAGACGGAAACATAGCAAAAACAGATTATCCAGACAAGGACCAACATGTTGAGTCTGTacagttgaaatattttgtcggCACATTGCGTGACTATCAGATCGAAGGTTTAAAATGGCTTTGTGTGCTGTACGAGAATGGTGTAAATGGTATATTGGCAGATGAGATGGGTCTTGGAAAGACTATTCAAGTTATTGCGTTGATTTGCCACttgatagaaaagaaaataccaGGACCTTACTTGATAATTGCACCACTTTCTACTATTCCAAATTGGTTAATGGAGTTTGAAAACTTTGCTCCAAAAATCCCTGTTGTTTTGTTACACGGACCTCCAGAAGAGAGGACAAAACATTACCGGTCGATCCAACAGAAAAACTTTGATATTGATGGATACAAAACACAACCAGTGGTTTTGACTACCTTCGAAGTACCTATGCAAgaggaaaatttattaaaacgtCAGCAATGGAGGTACATCATCATTGACGAAGGTCACAGAGTTAAAAACTACAAATGCCAACTACTACA GGTCCTGAAGAAATGCAAATCCATGAATCGACTTCTGCTAACTGGTACACCACTTCAAAATAACTTGTCAGAGTTATGGTCTTTGTTGAATTTCTTGTTGccagaaattttcaatgacCTAGCAGTATTTGAATCCTGGTTCGATGCTAAAGAACTACAAGATGCTGAAGGTACCAAAAGGATCCTCCAGCAAGAAGCTGACAAGCAGGTTTTGATGAGTTTAAGGGAGATATTGAAACCGTTTATGCTTCGCCGCGTGAAATCTGATGTTTGTTTGGATATCCCCCTAAAAAAAGAAGTCATTGTCTATGCACCGCTTACTGAACTGCAACATAGTTTATACAAAGCAGTATTGAGCCGCGATATTCAAACTATGGCCAAACTGGAACCTGAAAATCTTATAATCCCTGATCTAAATGGAAAAAGACAACAACGGCGTTGTAGGCTCAAATCAGGTACTTCTGATTACAAAGATGATTCCATGAGTGACTTGTCTTCGTCACGTGCCTCAACTCCGTCCAGTGATGGAGGTGATGATGGCTGGAAGAAAGATGTAGAAATACAGAGCAATGCACTTTCAATGTGGAAAAAATACGCAGATGTCAATGAAAGGAACCAAGAATTTTTAATCCGGATTCAATGGCAAAATAGAG ctgtagtatacaaaaaaatagtgaaCCATCCATACTTGGTTCACTGTCCATTAAATAGCGTTGGTTTGCCACGAAttgatgatgaaataattaaaaactctGGAAAGCTGTTGGTTCTGGATGCAATGCTGGCGAAGCTTAAATCTCAAGGGCATaaagttttattgttttccacAATGACCATGATTTTGGACATGTTGGAAGATTATCTGGAACTGAGAGATTACAGATACGTACGGTTGGACGGAAGTTTCAAAATAGAGGATCGAaaggaaaatattaaattattcaactctGATCCAGACGTATTCCTATTCCTTATATCCACTAGAGCTGGAGGAGTGGGATTAAATTTGGCTGCTGCTGATACAGTTATCATGTATGATTCCGATTGG AACCCTCAGGCTGATATACAAGCCATGGCACGTTGTCATAGAATTGGTCAAACACGACCTGTTGTTGTATACAAGTTATGCACTAAAGGAACAATCGATGAAACAATTATTAACCGTGGTGAAGCAAAACGCAAACTAGAAAAGATGGTCATCTCTAAAGCAGGTCTAAGTTTGTCCTTGAACAATCGTGACACACTTGTACAGCTTAAAAAACTTTTAGAATctaatgaaaatcaaattgtaCATGCAGAAAATGATG TCTACACGCATAAAGAACTTGATGATTTATTGGACCGAAGCGACCTGAtgccaaagaaaaatatcacagataagaagaaaagaaatggaTAA